The Tessaracoccus aquimaris sequence CAGGTGATGCTCACCCCCACAGGCTACCGGGCGGACCCGATCCGGGGTCATTCCGCAGGGCGGGTCGACGGCGGTGGCGCGCGGGGGAGTCGGGCCCGATGAGCAGGCCCGTGCCGTCGCCGCGTCCTGATGACGGGGACGGGCGGGAGCGTGGCCGGGGACGCGGTTGAGCAGTTTCGGGTGTTCGTTGCTGGTGTTATCGCTAGCACGTGGCGCGCAGGCCTACGAGTTGCGGATGCTGCTCAACGCCAGAGCCCAGCCACCGCCGAGTCGGCCGGAGGGGGCGGCGATGCGAGAATGGCCGCATGCAGAACTCGACCGACACCAGGGCGCGGGCCGCGGAGATCGCGGGCAAGGTCCTCGACAACTGGGTCTTCCGGGCCGTCGCGATGGCGGCCGTCGGCGTCGGCGCGTTCCTGCTGCTCTACGGCGTGCCGGGGCTCGAGGAGTTCTGGATGGCCAAGCGCGGCGCCAACGTGTACCGCACCGATCTCGACGTGTACCGACTCGGCGGCCAGGTGCTGCTCCAGGGCGGCGACCTCTACGGCAGGCTCCCCGACATCGAACTCGGCGCGAACCTGCCCTTCACGTACCCGCCCATCGCGGCGATCCTGTTCGCCCCGCTCGCAATGATGCCGCTCAAGGTCGCCTCCGCGCTGTTCACCGTCGTGTCGATCCTCGCGTTCGGCGTTGCGACCTGGCTTGTCGGGCGCGAGGTCAGCGGCCTCAGCGGAGCCAGGGCCGCCTGGTTCGGCGTCGCCCTCACCGGCGCCTTCATGTGGATCGGGCCGATGCGCGAGACCATCTGGTTCGGCCAGATCAACAACGTCCTGATGTGCCTCGTGGTCATCGACCTGCTCGCGCTCCGTGGCCGAAAGGCGCAGGGCTGCCTGATCGGCCTCGCGATGGCCATCAAGCTCACCCCCGCCGTCTTCCTCGCCTACTTCCTGATGCGCAAGGACTGGCGCGCGCTGGTCGTCGGGATCGTCTCCGCGCTCCTCTACACCGCCATCGGCTTCGCCGTCACCTGGCGCGACTCCGTCAACTACTGGACCGACGCGCTGCTCTCTGCTGATCGGGTCGGCAACCTGGCCTACCTCGCGAACCAGTCGATCAACGGCCTGATCCGACGGCTGATCCTCGACGACCGGGCGGCCAGCCTGGTCTGGTTCGCATCGTGCGCCGTCATCGGGCTCGGCCTGCTGTGGTTGCTCTGGCGCCTCTTCAAGGTCGGCCTCGACGCGGCCGCCATGGTCACGATGGCCCTGTACGCGCTGCTCGCCTCGCCCGTGAGTTGGTCGCACCACTGGGTGTGGTGCGTGCCCGCGATCCTGGTGCTCGCCTTCCTCGGGCGGACCCGCGGCCCCGTGGTCGGCTGGATCGGCGCGGCGGTCGCCGCCCTCGGCCTGTGGGTCTTCTACTCGCGCATCATCTGGGAGCAGCCCATCGTCGACTCCGGCGTCGTCGAGTGGAACGGGGCCCAGCAGATCCTCGGCAACGCGCAGACGCTGTGGGCCTTCCTCGCGCTTGCGGCCCTCGTCGTCGCCGCGGTGTTGCCGTCCCGTGAGCCCTCGGCGCGGGGCGTCGCCGGGTAAGGTCGTCCCATGACCAATATGAACGAGAAGCCCGAGGTTGATTTCCCCGAGGGCGAGGCGCCCGCCGAGCTCGTCATCGACGACATCGTCGTCGGCGACGGCCAGGAGGCCAAGGCCGGGGATGTCGCCCACGTGCACTACGTCGGTGTTGCCTTCAGTTCCGGCGAGGAGTTCGACTCCTCCTGGAACCGTGGCGCCGCGCTGTCCTTCCCGCTCGGTGGCGGCCGCGTCATCCAGGGCTGGGACCAGGGCATCCAGGGCATGAAGGTCGGCGGACGCCGCAAGCTGACGATCCCTCCGCACCTCGCTTATGGCGACCGCGGCGCTCCTGGCGCGATCGCGGGCGGCGAGACGCTGATCTTCGTCTGCGACCTGGTCGGGCTCAACTGACCCACCGACAACCACTCCGAGGGGCCGCGCCATTAAGGCGCGGCCCCTCGTCCGTTCTGCCGGCGCCCGACACTCGCCAACCTGTGATTAACCTGAGAGATGTCCTCAGAATGTGAGCGCGGATCGCGCTCAAGGTGCGTCGTTCAGGCGTGGTTTCCTGTGAGTTGGCCCTCCCTGGAGTTTGAAAAGTGTCTGAGAAAGTCTCAGACTGGCGGGGCATCCAACACCAAGGAGACACAGTGAACACCAACTCCATCCAGCCGCGAAGGGCGCTCGACTACACACCGCCGAGCGAGCCCGGGACCTGGTGGCGCAAGGCAACTGTGAGCCTGGCCGCGGCGACGATCGGCTTGGCAGGGCTCGGGGTAAGCACCGCGTCCGCCGACGACAGCGCCCCCGTGACTGCATCACATTCGACCTCCGCCGACCGCGGCTCCGACTCCGGCGAGGGCTCCCAGAAGTCCTCGAGCGACAAGGGTTCGGGCGACACCGGCTCCGCCGACAACGGCAAGGGCGACTCGACCTCTGGGTCCGACAACTCCGGGGAACCGACTCCGGCGGCGGGTCCGGCCAAGAGTCGAACGGCGGCGACGCGAGCGACGGCACCTCCGCAGGCTCCGATTCGACGGGCTCCGATTCGACGGGCTCCGATTCGACCGGCTCGGACGAGCAGGCAGGCGACGGCGGTTCGGGCGACTCCGACTCGAACCCCTCGAACACCCCGTCCGAGGACCCGACTCCCGCTCCGTCCGCGGCTCCGACGCCCGCCCCCTCGCAGACCCCGACGGCCAAGCCGACCGAGCAGGCCAAGCCCGAGGCGGTCAAGCCGTCCAAGACTTCGACCAGCTCGAAGTCCTCGAAGGACGACGACGAGTCGACCTCCCGCAAGAGCACGACCAGGCATCACTCCTCGTCGCGGCACGACTCCTCGTCCTCGAGCGAGCGGAGCGGTAGCGGAGATCGCGACTACTCGACCTCCTCGACGTCGGCCTCCTCGTCGTCCTCGTCGACGGCGACCGTCGCGGCAACCACGAGCAACCTCGCCGTCGACGGCGCGTCCCTGCCGCTGGCCAAGGGCACCTACCGCCTGAGCGCCCAGTTCGGTGCGACCGGATCCTGGTCGCGCTACCACACGGGCATGGACTTCTCTGCCCCGACGGGCACCCCCGTCTTCGCGGTCGTTGACGGCACGGTCGTCGAGTCGAGCGCCGGGGGCTGGGCGGGCACGCACGTCATCATCGAGGCGGCCGACGGCTCCCACACGCTCTACGCGCACCTGAGCGCCAAGACGGTGACCCCCGGCACCAAGGTGACCGCAGGCCAGCAGATCGGGAAGGTCGGCGAGACCGGCCGCGCCTTCGGCGCCCACCTGCACTTCGAGTACTACACGCCCGGCACCCGCCCCGGCGACGTGTACTCGGCCTCCAACCCGGCCGCCTTCCTCAAGGAACTCGGCCTCACCCTCTGAGCGACCAACGCTCGTTCCCGGTACCGACGCCCCGCGGCTTCCCCCCCTGGCCGCGGGGCGTCGCCGCGCCGTGTGGGGGTGCGGATGTCACGGGGTTTCGACCGATGAAGTCCGCGCTGCGCGTCCTTCATGGCTCAACCAGCGATCCGCCGGTTGAGCCGGGCAAAGCCGCGAAGCGGCGCAGCGCGCGTCGAAACCAGCCGCGCTCGACGGCATGGTCCGCACCGGTGCTCGCGCCGAGCCCGGGCCGTGAGGAAGGTCCCTGCGGGGCGTCGCGGGGTTTCGACCGATGAAGTCCGCTGCGCGCCCTTCATGGCTCAACCAGCGATCCGCCGGTTGAGCCGGGCAAAGCCGCGAAGCGGCGCAGCGCGCGTCGAAACCAACCCGCGAATGGCCGCATGGCCTGCACCGTGGCGCTCCCGAGCGTGTGGAGGAGTCGCGGCGGATGTCGCGGGGTTTCGACCGATGAAGTCCGCTGCGCGTCCTTCATGGCTCAACCAGCGAAGACCGATGACGTCCGCTGCGCGCACTCATGGCTCAACCAGCTCAAACCCGACAAACGTCGAAGGGCGCCCCGTAGGAAATCTCCCACGGGACGCCCTTCGAGGCTTGTTTGCTACGAGGCCTCGACGACCTCGATCTTGATGTCCTCCAACTCCTCGTTGATCCGCATCGAGTAGAAGGAGCGGTACACGAACACCATGGAGGCGAGCAGGAACACGGCGGCGAGTGCGCCGGTGAGCCCAACGCCTACCTCGTCGCGCAGCAGCACCGACAGTTCGACGGCCAGCAGGCCGAACAGCGTCGTGAACTTGATGACTGGGTTCAACGCCACCGATGAGGTGTCCTTGTACGGGTCGCCGACGGTGTCGCCGACGATCGTCGCCTCGTGCAGCGCCGTGCCCTTGGCGGCCAGGTCGACCTCCACCAGCTTCTTCGCGTTATCCCAGGCGCCGCCCGCGTTGGCCATGAAGATGGCCTGGTACAGGCCGAACAGGGCCATCGCGATCAGGTAGCCGATGAAGAAGAACGGCTCGACGAAGGCGAACGCCAGCGTCGCGAAGAACACGCCGAGGAAGATGTTGAACATGCCCTTCTGCGCGTACTTGGTGCAGATCGCCACCACCTTCGAGGAGTCCTCGTCGCTGGCCCGCTTCGCGTCGCTGTCCAGGTCGATGTTCGCGCCGATGAACTCGACCGCGCGGTAGGCGCCGGTCGTGACGGCCTGGATGGAGGCGCCGGTGAACCAGTAGATCACCGCGCCGCCCACAAGCAGGCCGAGCAGGAACGGGGCGTGCAGCAGCGACAGGTTCTCCACGTCGTGCTGCAGGCCCTCGGTGAGGCCCATCATGATCGAGAAGATCATCGTGGTCGCGCCGACGACGGCAGTGCCGATCAGCACCGGCTTCGCGGTGGCCTTGAAGGTGTTGCCCGCGCCGTCGTTGGCCTCGAGGAGGTACTTGGCCCTCTCGAAGTCCGGGCGACGCCCGAACTCCTTCTCCAGTTCGTCCTCGACGCCCTCCTCCTCGATGGTGGAAAGCTCGAACACCGACTGGGCGTTGTCTGTGACGGGGCCGTAACTGTCGACGGCGATCGTGACGGGCCCCATGCCGAGGAAGCCGAACGCGACAAGGCCGAACGCGAACACTGCGGGGGCGAGCATGAACTCCCCGAGGCCAAGCGTCGACATCCAGTAGGCGACGGCCATCAGGCCGGTGATCGCCATCCCGAGCCAGTAGGCGGAGAAGTTGCCTGCGACCAGGCCCGAGAGGATGTCGAGCGAGGGGCCACCCTTGTTGGACGACACCACGACCTCGCGCGTGTGGCGCGACTTGGTGCTGGTGAAGACCTTGACCAGTTCCGGAATCAGCGCGCCCGCGAGCGTGCCGCAACTGATGATCATCGACAGCTTCCACCAGAGGCCGTCCGGCATGTCGGAGATGAGCAGCGCCGAGGTGCCGAACGTCAGGGCGATGCAGACGACGGAGGTGATCCACACGAGCGAGGTGAGGGGCTTCTCGAAGTCCATCTCGTCGGCGTTCGCGTAGCGGGAGCGGCTGATGGCCGCGTTCAGGAAGTACGAGATGCCGGATGCGATCACCATGACGGCGCGGATCACGAACAGCCACACGAGCAGTTGGATCTGCATCGTCTGCTCAGGGACGCCGAGCAGGATGAAGGTGATCAGCGCGACGCCCGTCACGCCGTAGGTCTCGAAACCGTCGGCCGAGGGGCCGACCGAGTCGCCTGCGTTGTCGCCGGTGCAGTCGGCGATCACTCCGGGGTTGCGCGCGTCGTCCTCCTTGATGTGGAGGACGATCTTCATCAGGTCGGCGCCGATGTCGGCGATCTTGGTGAAGATGCCACCTGCGATGCGGAGGGCGGAGGCGCCGAGCGACTCGCCGATGGCGAACCCGATGAAGCAGGCTCCCGCGATCTCACCCGGCAGGAACACCATGATGATCAGCATCATGGCCAACTCGACGGAGATCAGGACCATGCCGATGCTCATGCCGGAGCGAAGCGGGATGTCGTGGAGCGGGTGCGGCTTGCCGCCGATCGCGGCGTGCGCGGTGCGGGAGTTCGCCAGCGTGTTGACGCGGATGCCGTACCAGGCGACGGCGTAGGAGCCGCCCATGCCGATCAGCGAGAAGCCGATCACGATGGCGGTCTTGCCGATGCCGAAGCCGAGCGACAGGTAGTAGAGGACGATGATGGCGGCGATGAAGGCCCACAGCAGGAGCAGGAAGCGGCCCTGCTGCAGCAGGTAGGTCTTGCAGGTGGTGTAGATGAGTTCCGAGATCTCCCGCATCGCCTTGTGCGCGGGCATCTTCTTCAGTTGGGTGTAGGTGAGCACCCCGAAGCCGAGGCCGAGGGCGCACACGATCAGCCCGAGGCTGAGCAACACGTCACCCGGCATGCCGAGGAACTTCACGCTGCCGA is a genomic window containing:
- a CDS encoding glycosyltransferase 87 family protein, translating into MQNSTDTRARAAEIAGKVLDNWVFRAVAMAAVGVGAFLLLYGVPGLEEFWMAKRGANVYRTDLDVYRLGGQVLLQGGDLYGRLPDIELGANLPFTYPPIAAILFAPLAMMPLKVASALFTVVSILAFGVATWLVGREVSGLSGARAAWFGVALTGAFMWIGPMRETIWFGQINNVLMCLVVIDLLALRGRKAQGCLIGLAMAIKLTPAVFLAYFLMRKDWRALVVGIVSALLYTAIGFAVTWRDSVNYWTDALLSADRVGNLAYLANQSINGLIRRLILDDRAASLVWFASCAVIGLGLLWLLWRLFKVGLDAAAMVTMALYALLASPVSWSHHWVWCVPAILVLAFLGRTRGPVVGWIGAAVAALGLWVFYSRIIWEQPIVDSGVVEWNGAQQILGNAQTLWAFLALAALVVAAVLPSREPSARGVAG
- a CDS encoding M23 family metallopeptidase, whose product is MAQGNCEPGRGDDRLGRARGKHRVRRRQRPRDCITFDLRRPRLRLRRGLPEVLERQGFGRHRLRRQRQGRLDLWVRQLRGTDSGGGSGQESNGGDASDGTSAGSDSTGSDSTGSDSTGSDEQAGDGGSGDSDSNPSNTPSEDPTPAPSAAPTPAPSQTPTAKPTEQAKPEAVKPSKTSTSSKSSKDDDESTSRKSTTRHHSSSRHDSSSSSERSGSGDRDYSTSSTSASSSSSSTATVAATTSNLAVDGASLPLAKGTYRLSAQFGATGSWSRYHTGMDFSAPTGTPVFAVVDGTVVESSAGGWAGTHVIIEAADGSHTLYAHLSAKTVTPGTKVTAGQQIGKVGETGRAFGAHLHFEYYTPGTRPGDVYSASNPAAFLKELGLTL
- a CDS encoding FKBP-type peptidyl-prolyl cis-trans isomerase, with protein sequence MNEKPEVDFPEGEAPAELVIDDIVVGDGQEAKAGDVAHVHYVGVAFSSGEEFDSSWNRGAALSFPLGGGRVIQGWDQGIQGMKVGGRRKLTIPPHLAYGDRGAPGAIAGGETLIFVCDLVGLN
- a CDS encoding sodium-translocating pyrophosphatase, producing the protein MTPSRAGAALAAPLVLLLAGCAGGGGGEPHVGGEANLQLPDLGSVKFLGMPGDVLLSLGLIVCALGLGFGVLTYTQLKKMPAHKAMREISELIYTTCKTYLLQQGRFLLLLWAFIAAIIVLYYLSLGFGIGKTAIVIGFSLIGMGGSYAVAWYGIRVNTLANSRTAHAAIGGKPHPLHDIPLRSGMSIGMVLISVELAMMLIIMVFLPGEIAGACFIGFAIGESLGASALRIAGGIFTKIADIGADLMKIVLHIKEDDARNPGVIADCTGDNAGDSVGPSADGFETYGVTGVALITFILLGVPEQTMQIQLLVWLFVIRAVMVIASGISYFLNAAISRSRYANADEMDFEKPLTSLVWITSVVCIALTFGTSALLISDMPDGLWWKLSMIISCGTLAGALIPELVKVFTSTKSRHTREVVVSSNKGGPSLDILSGLVAGNFSAYWLGMAITGLMAVAYWMSTLGLGEFMLAPAVFAFGLVAFGFLGMGPVTIAVDSYGPVTDNAQSVFELSTIEEEGVEDELEKEFGRRPDFERAKYLLEANDGAGNTFKATAKPVLIGTAVVGATTMIFSIMMGLTEGLQHDVENLSLLHAPFLLGLLVGGAVIYWFTGASIQAVTTGAYRAVEFIGANIDLDSDAKRASDEDSSKVVAICTKYAQKGMFNIFLGVFFATLAFAFVEPFFFIGYLIAMALFGLYQAIFMANAGGAWDNAKKLVEVDLAAKGTALHEATIVGDTVGDPYKDTSSVALNPVIKFTTLFGLLAVELSVLLRDEVGVGLTGALAAVFLLASMVFVYRSFYSMRINEELEDIKIEVVEAS